A genomic window from Xenorhabdus cabanillasii includes:
- the ettA gene encoding energy-dependent translational throttle protein EttA — MAQYVYSMHRVGKIVPPKRHILKNISLSFFPGAKIGVLGLNGAGKSTLLRIMAGIDKDIEGEARPQPGIKIGYLPQEPKLNPEHTVREAVEEAVSEVKNALTRLDEVYAAYADPDADFDKLAKEQGELEAIIQSHDGHNLDNQLERAADALRLPAWDAKIEHLSGGERRRVAICRLLLEKPDMLLLDEPTNHLDAESVAWLERFLHDYEGTVVAITHDRYFLDNVAGWILELDRGEGIPWEGNYSSWLEQKDARLAQEAATEAARRKSIEKELEWVRQNPKGRQAKGKARLARFEELNNVEYQKRNETSELFIPPGPRMGDKVLEVSNLTKSYGDRVLIDNLNFSLPKGAIVGIIGPNGAGKSTLFRMLSGQEQPDSGSITLGETVKLASVDQFRDNMDDKKTVWEEVSGGQDIMRIGSFEIPSRAYVGRFNFKGVDQGKRVGELSGGERGRLHLAKLLQVGGNMLLLDEPTNDLDIETLRALENALLEFPGCAMVISHDRWFLDRIATHIIDYQDEGKVSFFEGNFSEYEDYKKRTLGAEALEPHRIKYKKISK, encoded by the coding sequence TTGGCTCAATATGTTTATAGTATGCACCGGGTTGGAAAAATTGTTCCCCCGAAAAGGCATATTCTGAAAAATATTTCCTTGAGTTTTTTCCCTGGAGCAAAAATCGGTGTTCTTGGCCTGAATGGTGCCGGTAAATCGACCTTACTGCGTATCATGGCAGGGATCGATAAAGATATTGAGGGGGAAGCGCGTCCACAACCGGGTATCAAAATTGGCTATTTGCCGCAGGAGCCTAAACTCAATCCTGAACATACCGTTCGTGAAGCGGTGGAAGAAGCCGTCAGCGAAGTTAAAAATGCACTGACACGCCTTGATGAAGTTTACGCCGCGTATGCTGATCCAGATGCGGATTTTGACAAACTGGCTAAAGAACAAGGTGAACTGGAAGCGATTATCCAGTCTCATGACGGTCATAATCTGGATAACCAACTTGAACGAGCGGCTGACGCCCTGCGTTTGCCAGCATGGGATGCTAAAATTGAGCACCTGTCCGGGGGGGAACGTCGCCGTGTTGCGATTTGCCGCCTGTTGCTGGAAAAACCGGACATGCTGTTGCTTGATGAACCGACTAACCACCTTGATGCTGAATCTGTAGCATGGCTGGAGCGCTTCCTGCACGATTATGAAGGTACTGTCGTTGCTATTACCCACGACCGTTACTTCCTCGATAACGTTGCCGGCTGGATCCTGGAGCTTGACCGTGGCGAAGGTATTCCATGGGAAGGTAATTATTCTTCGTGGCTGGAGCAGAAAGATGCTCGTCTGGCACAAGAAGCCGCAACCGAAGCTGCTCGTCGTAAATCCATTGAGAAAGAGCTGGAATGGGTTCGTCAGAATCCGAAAGGACGTCAGGCCAAAGGTAAGGCTCGTCTGGCTCGCTTTGAAGAACTCAATAACGTTGAGTACCAGAAACGTAACGAAACCAGTGAATTGTTCATTCCGCCTGGGCCAAGGATGGGGGACAAGGTACTGGAAGTGAGTAATCTGACTAAATCTTATGGTGATCGGGTTCTGATTGATAACCTGAATTTCTCTCTGCCAAAAGGTGCTATTGTCGGGATTATCGGCCCGAACGGTGCGGGTAAATCAACTCTGTTCCGTATGTTGTCTGGTCAGGAACAACCGGATTCCGGCTCAATCACTTTGGGTGAGACCGTGAAACTGGCTTCCGTTGATCAGTTCCGCGATAACATGGATGACAAGAAGACAGTATGGGAAGAAGTGTCCGGCGGGCAGGATATTATGCGCATCGGTAGCTTTGAGATCCCAAGCCGTGCCTATGTAGGCCGCTTTAACTTTAAAGGCGTGGATCAAGGCAAGCGTGTTGGTGAATTGTCCGGTGGTGAACGTGGCCGTCTGCATCTGGCGAAACTTCTGCAAGTGGGCGGTAATATGTTGTTGCTGGACGAACCAACCAATGACCTGGATATCGAAACTCTGCGCGCACTGGAAAATGCTCTGTTGGAATTCCCGGGTTGTGCAATGGTTATTTCCCATGACCGTTGGTTCCTTGACCGTATTGCAACACACATCATTGATTATCAAGATGAAGGTAAAGTGAGTTTCTTTGAAGGAAACTTCAGCGAATACGAAGATTATAAGAAGCGGACACTGGGCGCTGAAGCGTTGGAGCCTCATCGCATTAAGTATAAGAAAATCAGTAAATAA
- a CDS encoding ATP-binding cassette domain-containing protein has product MNLNQFKSIEVINISYGLTDNTVNYEMISDITFSIIPGEITLITGPKTSTNSILLSIASGMLQPDQGDVLINNNKLKLMSDSELDQFHSKNSGFIFQGFNLSSELTLLDNLLLSNSYGLSLSQEQAVRIAQKSLDIVKLSDKGRYYPGELSENERQRAAMAKALVRRPEYLFADEPTRHLSHQELKMFVDIFKFIAHEQKGTVVIASQDKRLIQYADSMITLERGKVIKTYESFQEQRVMVS; this is encoded by the coding sequence ATGAACTTAAATCAATTTAAATCGATTGAAGTTATCAATATTTCATATGGTCTAACTGATAATACAGTTAATTATGAAATGATTTCAGACATCACATTTTCTATTATACCAGGTGAAATTACTTTGATAACAGGGCCGAAGACATCAACCAACAGCATATTGCTATCGATTGCTTCGGGTATGTTACAACCAGATCAAGGAGATGTATTAATTAATAATAACAAGCTAAAACTAATGAGTGATTCCGAGTTAGATCAGTTTCATTCGAAAAATAGTGGATTTATTTTTCAGGGTTTTAATTTATCCAGTGAGCTTACGCTGTTAGATAATTTGTTATTATCCAACTCTTACGGGTTATCTCTTTCTCAAGAACAAGCAGTAAGAATTGCACAGAAATCGTTAGATATTGTGAAATTAAGTGACAAGGGCCGTTACTATCCAGGAGAGCTTTCTGAAAATGAAAGACAGCGGGCTGCTATGGCAAAAGCACTCGTAAGAAGACCTGAATATCTATTTGCAGATGAACCGACTCGTCACTTAAGCCATCAGGAATTAAAGATGTTTGTTGATATCTTTAAATTTATCGCACATGAGCAGAAAGGCACAGTAGTGATCGCCTCTCAAGATAAACGCCTGATTCAGTACGCTGATAGTATGATTACTCTAGAAAGAGGTAAAGTCATTAAGACTTATGAATCCTTCCAGGAGCAAAGGGTTATGGTGTCATAA